The Athalia rosae chromosome 7, iyAthRosa1.1, whole genome shotgun sequence genome window below encodes:
- the LOC105683894 gene encoding uncharacterized protein LOC105683894, which yields MSERKRRRLLKEAKDEIKLDRSRRKKKNRGKLAAIALNFGVLVSAVYEGIYARRGGDPTKIRDGHNSHGTTIDNPGYREHHRPTNGAGISMTDASGKPYSGGAGNGSMASVATSGSAASTASPLRSSLKKPKPMGIPNPGFSSHSPTLSRNGSQKKVRIQTHSTEV from the exons ATGAGTGAACGGAAACGAAGACGATTGTTAAAAGAAGCGAAGGATGAAATCAAACTGGACCGaagtagaaggaaaaaaaaaaatcgtggcaaG TTGGCTGCGATCGCGTTGAATTTTGGAGTCCTCGTCTCCGCCGTGTACGAAGGTATTTACGCCAGGAGAGGTGGTGATCCCACGAAGATCAGGGATGGCCACAATTCCCACGGGACCACGATAGACAATCCGGGATACCGGGAACACCATCGGCCCACAAATG GAGCTGGTATTTCGATGACAGACGCGAGTGGTAAACCGTATTCAGGTGGTGCCGGTAACGGATCGATGGCATCCGTTGCGACGTCCGGTAGTGCTGCTAGCACAGCCTCTCCTTTAAGGAGTTCGTTAAAGAAACCAAAACCGATGGGAATACCGAACCCTGGATTTTCGTCGCACAGTCCAACCCTGTCGAGGAACGGGTCTCAAAAAAAAGTTAGAATTCAAACGCACTCCACCGAAGTTTAG